In a single window of the Acyrthosiphon pisum isolate AL4f chromosome X, pea_aphid_22Mar2018_4r6ur, whole genome shotgun sequence genome:
- the LOC103308977 gene encoding uncharacterized protein LOC103308977: MLSLYRTGACQNLTDVLVIYGIHIAALQKIRWSGNGQLKVEKYIIYFSRMEERNRFGSGFAVHESLEPCIIEFNPVSERIAVLRVDTQPLNIVLVCTHQQKQGMGTSRMRSTSNWHTLMNNWQGI, encoded by the coding sequence ATGCTGAGCCTGTATAGAACTGGAGCCTGCCAGAATCTTACAGATGTACTAGTAATATATGGAATACATATAGCAGCCTTGCAAAAGATAAGATGGTCAGGGAATGGACAGCTTAAAGTGGagaaatatataatctatttcTCTCGTATGGAAGAAAGAAATAGATTTGGGAGTGGTTTTGCTGTGCACGAATCCCTGGAACCATGCATAATAGAGTTCAATCCTGTCTCAGAAAGAATAGCAGTACTACGAGTTGACACACAAcctttaaatatagtattagtGTGCACGCACCAACAGAAACAAGGGATGGGGACATCAAGGATGCGTTCTACGAGTAACTGGCACACACTAATGAATAATTGGCAGGGAATATAA
- the LOC100161999 gene encoding RNA-binding protein fusilli-like encodes MATKRHNHHIGSRYIEVYKANGEDFINVAGGNSSEVETFLAKGAHAIVRMRGLPYYCTAKDVITFFENGEQTSSVMYGEEGVLFVKKPDGRATGYAFVLFADEDDACKALSKHRDLMGTRYIELIRCTKAEVQQFLNRGMDQSVRSTASDSIGNITIPVTTTAGVNNSPTALLGHVPLLPLPQHVITSGIRKDCIRLRGLPYEANVEHILKFLGEHSKNIVFHGVHIVYNSVGHASGEAFIQMNNEGSAAQAVMAKNHKYISFGKKRRYIKLFQCSGEDMHLVLTGGGAASRGLSLVADNALLSPPGMSPIQHLMTTSQVANTGIPVPTLMPAWDPMSVYAQNLAQTQALQRATVAAAQQESWLYQLTQHNNLINPASLTKQQQDMNGGIAQQPNIQSILSPNAAHHLLDNSAQNYIAKSPASPFLYFNMPQFPHNMAAKPYVPISATGGQFVMPPMAYSQQKRSWQQAFPGGHESSNKRQFAPPSASATGPMFQMGQGPTEAATAATTVAMATSSPFLQHPAQFYTI; translated from the exons ATGGCTACGAAAAGACATAATCACCATATTGGTAGCCGTTATATTGAAGTATATAAAGCTAATGGTGAAGACTTTATAAATGTTGCTGggg GTAATAGTAGTGAAGTCGAAACGTTCCTCGCCAAGGGTGCCCATGCAATTGTGCGCATGAGGGGTTTACCTTATTATTGTACAGCTAAAGATGTC attactTTCTTTGAAAATGGTGAGCAAACTTCTTCTGTAATGTATGGAGAAGAGGgtgttttatttgttaaaaaaccTGATGGCCGTGCAACGGGTTATGCGTTTGTTCTATTTGCTGATGAAGATGATGCTTGTAAAGCACTTAGTAAGCACAGAGACCTAATGGGAACGAGGTACATTGAACTAATTAGGTGTACAAAAGCTGAAGTACAAcag TTTTTGAATCGTGGAATGGATCAATCTGTGCGATCAACAGCTAGTGATAGCATTGGCAACATTACCATCCCAGTAACAACAACAGCTGGTGTGAATAATTCACCTACTGCACTTCTTGGGCATGTGCCGCTTCTGCCATTGCCTCAGCATGTCATCACTAGTGGGATACGAAAAGACTGTATACGCTTACGTGGACTTCCATATGAAGCAAATGTAGAACATATACTTAAGTTCCTCGGAGAACattccaaaaatattgtattccaCGGTGTGCATATAGTTTACAACTCTGTG GGTCATGCATCTGGTGAAGCATTCATTCAAATGAACAACGAGGGCAGTGCTGCTCAAGCAGTAATGGCTAAAAACCACAAATATATATCTTTTGGCAAAAAACGACGGTACATTAAGTTGTTCCAGTGTTCTGGTGAAGATATGCATCTGGTGTTGACTGGTGGAGGTGCTGCGTCAAGAGGTTTATCCCTAGTAGCTGATAACGCGCTATTATCACCACCTGGTATGTCACCTATACAGCATCTAATGACCACCAGCCAGGTGGCTAATACTGGTATCCCAGTCCCTACCCTAATGCCCGCTTGGGATCCAATGTCCGTTTACGCCCAGAATTTAGCCCAAACCCAAGCCCTCCAGCGTGCTACTGTGGCAGCTGCCCAACAGGAATCATGGTTGTATCAACTAACTcagcataataatttaatcaatccTGCTTCACTCACCAAACAGCAACAAGACATGAATGGTGGTATAGCACAACAGCCTAATATTCAATCAATATTATCTCCGAATGCGGCTCATCATTTGCTGGATAATAGTGCCCAAAATTACATTGCCAAAAGTCCAGCCTCACCTTTTTTGTACTTTAATATGCCACAATTTCCACACAACATGGCGGCTAAGCCTTATGTTCCAATTTCGGCTACTGGAGGTCAGTTTGTCATGCCGCCAATGGCCTATTCGCAACAAAAACGTTCATGGCAACAAGCATTTCCTGGTGGCCATGAAAGTTCCAATAAACGACAGTTTGCACCTCCGTCTGCTTCTGCTACTGGGCCCATGTTTCAAATGGGTCAAGGCCCTACTGAAGCTGCGACTGCAGCCACAACAGTTGCCATGGCCACATCGTCTCCTTTTCTACAACACCCTGCAcaattttataccatttaa